From the Sebastes umbrosus isolate fSebUmb1 chromosome 2, fSebUmb1.pri, whole genome shotgun sequence genome, one window contains:
- the cdh15 gene encoding cadherin-15 yields the protein MAVRMLMVCVLGAVLCQVWSSAEPHQKEEEALYPWRNQGKGLVRVKRDWIIPPIRVAENSKQVPEDLVQIKSDKIFTGEVIYKLEGPGVDQEPKNLFEIDDKTGIIRSKRPLDRERYNSFTLKAFALSPSGQRLENPTTIEIMVLDQNDNRPAFTQREFIGTVSEFSVPGTSVMSVSATDADDPMTENAALSFSIIGQESIPANAVTKTMFGINNETGAIYTRDVGLDREVVQSFRLKLQVADMGGMGLTREGVAIIHISDINNHAPQFSPASYSMTAVENRKDYDIGRVNVTDRDDRGTGNWEAKYFISNDPEGNFAIRTDPATNEGVLTVVKPLDYEGQNEYVLILTVENVNRLSNKAPNLPVSTATVVVTVANENESPRFREDPIQIVVLESVVPGTLLKSDIAFDPDLSDLSYEISRDPERWLDINRETGDITARRTFNMRSPNVKNNIYNAVVKVTDAGGVSTTATVAITLKETNDFPPQLFPLSGTVCRDAGRRRSGLVVTAVDEDLPPHAAPFAFGIPDDLSINWTFIQVNDTHAVLQPLVELEAGEYAVTAFVSDSGSPVLSAYAQVNVTVCLCDSFGDCKSEAGAVLGSSVGISFIALIIIMVSIALLLLLLLLAVAVTTCTRRHHIKKGTGLLVGESEDDIRDNVFNYDEQGGGEEDENAFNIDLLWNPLDAPSTPGSYYPGSAVPRGKQPLRKDTPHSLPSPIYPRRPPADPTDIEDYINDGLEAADNDPNVPPYDTALIYDYEGEGSLAGSLSSIASGSSDGDQDYDYLNDWGPRFQKLANMYDPR from the exons ATGGCGGTGCGGATGTTGATGGTGTGTGTGCTGGGCGCTGTGCTTTGTCAG GTGTGGAGCTCTGCAGAACCGCatcagaaagaggaagaggcccTTTACCCATGGAGAAACCAAGGCAAGGGATTGGTCAGGGTGAAGAGGGACTGGATCATCCCTCCAATCAGAGTGGCGGAGAATAGCAAGCAGGTTCCCGAAGACCTTGTCCAG ATCAAATCGGACAAAATCTTTACAGGTGAAGTGATCTACAAGTTGGAGGGGCCGGGGGTGGACCAGGAGCCCAAGAATCTGTTTGAGATCGATGATAAAACGGGAATAATCAGAAGCAAGCGACCgctggacagagagagatacaACAGCTTCACG ctgAAAGCCTTTGCATTGTCCCCCAGTGGACAGAGACTAGAGAATCCAACCACTATAGAGATAATGGTGCTGGATCAGAACGACAACAGACCCGCCTTCACCCAGAGAGAGTTTATTGGCACCGTCTCTGAGTTCTCAGTCCCAG GCACCTCAGTGATGTCAGTGTCGGCCACTGACGCAGATGACCCGATGACAGAAAACGCAGCTCTGAGCTTCTCTATCATTGGCCAGGAGAGCATTCCTGCCAACGCTGTTACCAAGACGATGTTTGGTATCAACAACGAGACAGGAGCCATCTACACGAGAGATGTAGGCCTGGACCGAGAG GTGGTGCAAAGTTTCCGATTAAAACTGCAGGTTGCTGATATGGGGGGCATGGGACTAACTCGTGAAGGTGTAGCAATCATACATATATCTGATATCAACAACCACGCCCCACAGTTTAGCCCTGCCTCG TACAGTATGACAGCAGTGGAGAACAGGAAGGACTATGACATTGGCCGGGTGAATGTGACAGACAGAGATGATCGTGGAACGGGAAACTGGGAGGCCAAGTACTTCATTTCCAACGACCCTGAAGGCAACTTCGCCATCAGAACAGATCCTGCCACCAACGAGGGCGTTCTGACCGTGGTGAAG CCTCTGGATTATGAAGGCCAGAATGAGTACGTCCTGATCCTGACGGTGGAAAATGTCAATCGTCTGAGCAACAAGGCTCCAAACCTCCCGGTGAGCACCGCTACGGTGGTGGTGACTGTCGCCAACGAGAACGAATCTCCACGTTTCAGGGAGGACCCCATACAGATTGTGGTTCTCGAGTCTGTGGTTCCTGGGACTTTACTGAAAAGCGATATCGCCTTTGACCCTGACCTCTCTGACCTGAG tTATGAGATCAGCAGAGATCCCGAGAGGTGGCTGGACATCAACAGAGAAACAGGAGACATTACTGCCAGGAGAACGTTTAACATGCGATCTCCAAATGTTAAAAACAATATCTACAATGCTGTTGTCAAGGTTACAG ATGCTGGCGGTGTGTCGACCACCGCCACAGTGGCCATCACACTGAAGGAGACCAATGACTTCCCCCCTCAGCTCTTCCCTCTGAGCGGCACTGTCTGTAGGGACGCAGGCCGCAGGAGGTCTGGTCTGGTTGTGACCGCTGTGGATGAAGACCTCCCTCCGCACGCTGCACCCTTTGCCTTTGGGATACCCGATGATCTGTCAATCAACTGGACTTTTATTCAAGTCAACG ATACTCACGCTGTGCTCCAGCCCCTCGTAGAGCTGGAGGCCGGAGAGTACGCTGTCACAGCGTTTGTGTCAGATTCCGGCAGCCCAGTTCTGAGCGCTTACGCTCAGGTCAACGtcaccgtgtgtctctgtgacTCCTTTGGAGATTGTAAGTCTGAGGCGGGGGCCGTCCTCGGCTCCAGCGTGGGAATCAGCTTCATcgctctcatcatcatcatggtcAGCATCGCACTCCTACTCT TGCTGCTCCTCTTGGCTGTGGCGGTGACCACCTGCACGAGACGCCACCATATCAAGAAAGGAACAGGTCTGCTTGTCGGGGAATCGGAAGACGATATCCGCGACAATGTCTTCAACTATGATGAGCAAGGCGGCGGTGAGGAGGACGAG AATGCCTTTAACATCGACCTGCTGTGGAACCCCCTTGATGCACCTTCAACCCCGGGGTCCTACTACCCCGGGTCTGCTGTTCCTCGAGGCAAGCAGCCCCTCAGGAAGGACACCCCTCATAGCCTGCCCTCACCTATCTACCCACGCAGGCCTCCAGCGGATCCCACTGACATCGAAGACTACATCAATGAT GGCCTGGAGGCTGCAGACAACGATCCCAACGTGCCTCCATACGACACGGCCCTGATCTATGACTACGAGGGAGAGGGCTCACTGGCAGGCAGCCTCAGCTCCATCGCTTCAGGCAGCTCTGACGGAGACCAGGACTATGACTACCTCAACGACTGGGGACCACGCTTTCAGAAACTGGCCAACATGTACGACCCACGTTAA